A stretch of Megalobrama amblycephala isolate DHTTF-2021 linkage group LG14, ASM1881202v1, whole genome shotgun sequence DNA encodes these proteins:
- the LOC125246462 gene encoding plexin-C1-like: MRGYLLGILVLLKHCICGDVVNFDGDIKDFAVGKSKLFVLTDHRLHQMRLDLSEEKKKDITNTDQNTVNILVPFDDNDTLITCGTFRDGYCEVLDLSDITKSIYYESGISVGPRQNKKSVAFIAGPSTSRYLLVGKKDDDGKSPYPVVNLWNTLQSQFRGIFNNIEEGMHPSIQSTASDVEFVDGFQRVSPSESYLFLNAKIDSESKVHVLWMNSSKNKKTEIFKSLQAATIQCCNDKARPELVASTVIPSVNGVIWAGVFSVQNQTDPENTALALYDISTVRGRVKGFCTVGEKICGFENGRALQPLSVVFKYSSMSSVAAVRKGSWIVMFIGTSDGQLIKLMLDEKFASACPIVLYKSDDERAVFPRMHFDPVDFKHIYIALRKQLRRVSVVQCTKFSSLKDCRAALDPLCGWCVKTQRCSTQDECSQSSWMSTPKDSLQKPLVSFQAWADKSSRKITLHLALSLESTGNPVFSCSFTTGSVNLCDGSDLTAVFPNCSCSFSDQQLYTGDLNVSAIVDVEDQRITETLTLRNCLSVTDNSPSPLYTQCVQCISSGCQWSSSSQRCDWIYGPGPQLLIEDECKDLLSEIDYKEPEIFSLEPNKVSFHGRNNVLLRGKNLESVTKIRIQGDLDCIPKEYPVFDRSSDTLRFHIPPSGTKGTVKVCVVTFDNRCHGNSIITYSSQPSCTGIQPTVSWWRSGRKIHVQGSNMEFVESVIFDNYDRRLQTQYNPTSGDVWFHSPYEYVSSFKLNVGNSTVDCERLSYDHGPEFIAFSTVQVANDLQVNIKKMADALNLSMSEVNVTGYQGEQQYQCVLERIETKAIICKIKEESGAVTAVDMLNISIGDYYRIMTRKRPEYLVFFSIVFSLICLFFILIFCILLSIFRV; the protein is encoded by the exons ATGAGAGGATACTTACTTGGAATACTTGTACTTTTGAAACATTGCATTTGTGGTGATGTGGTGAACTTTGATGGAGACATCAAGGACTTTGCAGTTGGTAAAAGTAAGTTGTTCGTTCTTACTGACCATCGACTACATCAGATGAGACTCGATCTTTCTGAGGAGAAGAAGAAGGACATCACTAACACTGATCAAAACACAGTCAACATTCTGGTGCCTTTTGATGACAACGACACCCTGATAACCTGTGGGACCTTTAGAGATGGATACTGTGAAGTTCTTGACCTCAGTGACATTACAAAGAGCATTTACTATGAAAGTGGAATATCAGTAGGACCGAGACAGAATAAGAAATCTGTTGCGTTCATTGCAGGTCCGAGTACCAGCAGGTACCTTTTGGTTGGGAAAAAGGACGATGATGGAAAATCTCCGTATCCTGTTGTTAACTTGTGGAACACTTTACAGTCTCAGTTTCGGGGAATTTTCAACAACATAGAAGAAGGAATGCATCCCTCCATTCAGAGCACCGCGAGCGATGTGGAGTTTGTTGACGGATTCCAGAGAGTTTCGCCCTCAGAGTCGTACTTGTTTCTCAACGCAAAGATTGACTCGGAGAGTAAAGTGCACGTCCTGTGGATGAATAgctctaaaaataaaaagacagaAATCTTCAAATCCCTACAGGCTGCAACGATCCAGTGCTGCAATGATAAAGCTCGTCCAGAGCTCGTCGCCTCCACCGTTATTCCCTCAGTGAACGGCGTTATTTGGGCAGGTGTGTTCAGTGTGCAAAATCAGACGGATCCGGAGAACACCGCGCTGGCTCTGTACGACATCAGTACAGTTCGAGGAAGAGTGAAGGGTTTCTGCACTGTTGGTGAAAAGATTTGTGGTTTTGAG AATGGTAGAGCACTTCAGCCGCTCTCTGTGGTGTTCAAGTACAGCTCAATGTCATCAGTGGCAGCAGTTAGAAAAGGATCCTGGATTGTGATGTTCATAGGAACCAGTGATGGACAACTGATAAAG ctTATGTTGGATGAGAAATTCGCATCAGCCTGTCCAATAGTGCTGTACAAATCTGATGATGAACGAGCAGTgtttcccagaatgcactttgATCCAGTAGATTTCAAACATATTTACATCGCTCTGAGGAAACAG CTCAGAAGAGTGTCTGTGGTTCAGTGTACTAAGTTCAGCTCTCTGAAAGACTGCAGAGCTGCTCTGGATCCTCTCTGCGGCTGGTGTGTGAAAACACAGAG ATGCTCCACCCAAGATGAATGTTCACAATCTTCATGGATGTCCACCCCAAAAGACTCTCTTCAGAAACCTCTGGTTTCTTTTCAGGCTTGGGCTGACAAATCTTCCAGAAAG ATTACTCTACATCTCGCCTTGAGTCTGGAGAGCACAGGAAATCCCGTCTTCTCATGTTCCTTCACCACAGGAAGTGTGAATCTGTGTGACGGGTCTGATCTGACTGCAGTTTTCCCAAACTGCTCCTGTAGTTTTTCTGACCAGCAACTATATACTGGAG ATTTAAATGTATCAGCTATAGTTGATGTTGAGGATCAGAGGATCACAGAGACACTGACGCTGAGGAACTGCTTGAGTGTCACAGATAATTCACCAAGTCCTTTATATACACA gtgTGTGCAGTGTATCTCATCTGGGTGTCAGTGGTCCTCTTCCTCACAGCGTTGTGATTGGATATATGGACCTGGACCGCAGTTACTCATAGAG GATGAATGTAAAGATCTACTCTCTGAGATTGACTACAAA GAGCCAGAGATTTTCTCTCTGGAGCCCAACAAAGTTTCcttccatggcagaaacaacGTTTTACTAAGAGGAAAGAACCTGGAATCTGTCACTAAAATCCGTATTCAAGGGGATCTGGACTGTATTCCTAAAGA ATATCCAGTATTTGATCGCTCCAGTGACACTTTAAGGTTCCACATTCCTCCCAGCGGAACTAAAGGAACAGTGAAAGTGTGTGTTGTTACTTTTGACAACCGTTGTCATGGTAACAGCATCATCACCTACAGTTCCCAGCCCAGCTGCACAGGAATACAGCCCACAGTCAGCTGGTGGAG AAGCGGAAGGAAGATTCATGTTCAAGGGAGCAATATGGAATTTGTGGAATCAGTTATTTTCGATAATTATGATCGACGACTCCAAACACAATACAACCCAACTTCAGGG gATGTGTGGTTTCACTCACCTTATGAATATGTCAGTAGTTTCAAGTTGAATGTTGGAAACTCCACTGTGGACTGTGAGCGTTTGTCCTACGACCATGGTCCAGAATTCATTGCATTCTCCACCGTACAGGTGGCCAATGATCTACAGGTGAACATTAAG AAAATGGCAGATGCACTGAATTTAAGTATGAGTGAGGTGAATGTGACGGGTTATCAGGGAGAGCAGCAGTATCAGTGTGTTTTGGAGAGGATTGAGACCAAAGCCATTATCTGTAAGATTAAAGAAGAATCAGGAGCCGTCACAGCAGTGGACATGCTCAAT ATCAGCATTGGAGATTATTATAGAATCATGACAAGAAAACGTCCAGAGTATTTGGTGTTTTTTTCTATAGTATTTTCTTTAATATGCTTATTCTTTATTCTTATCTTCTGCATATTGTTATCAATTTTTCGGGTGTAA
- the LOC125246467 gene encoding plexin-C1-like has translation MRGYLLGILVLLKHCICSDVVNFDGDIKDFVVGKSKLFLLTDHRLHQMRLDLSEEKKKDITNTHQNRVNILVPFDDNDTLITCGTLTNGYCEVLDLNDITKSIYYESGISVGPRQNKKSVAFIAGPSTSRYLLVGKKDDDGKSPYPVVHLWNTLQSQIGGIFTNIDTTSTPFIQSTASDVEFVDGFQRVSPSESYLFLNAKIDSESKVHVLWMDSSKDIKTEIFKSLQAATIQCCNDKARPELVASTVIPSVNGVIWAGVFSAQNQTDPENTALALYDISTVQGQVKGFCTAGDKICGSESGSALQPLSVVFKYSSMSSVAAVRKGSWIVMFIGTSDGQLIKLMLDEEFTPACPIVLYKSDDERAVFPRMHFDPVDFKHIYIALRKQIRRVSVVQCTKFSSLKDCRAALDPLCGWCVKTQRCSTQDECSQSSWMSTPKDSLQKPLVSFQAWADKSSRKITLHLALSLESTGNPVFSCSFTTGSANLCGGSDPTAIFPNCFCSISDQQLYTGDLNVSAIVDVEDQRITETLTLRNCLSVTDNSPSPLYTQCVQCISSGCQWSSSSQRCDWIYGPGPQLLIEDECKDLLSEIDYKEPEIFSLEPNKVSFHGRNNVLLRGKNLESVTKIRIQGDLDCIPKEYPVFDRSSDTLRFHIPPSGNKGTVKVCVVTFDNRCHGNSIITYSSQPSCTGIQPTVSWWSGGRKIHVQGSNMEFVESVIFDSSYRRLQTQTQYNPTSGDVWFHSPYENGNGFKLNVGNSTVDCERLSYDHDPEFIVFSTVQLANDLQVNIKKKADALNLSMSEVNVTGYQGEQQYQCVLERIEYKAIICKIKGESGAVTAVDSITIHIGNYYGRLIMGKRPEYLVFFSIVFSLICLFFILIFCILLSIFRV, from the exons ATGAGAGGATACTTACTTGGAATACTCGTACTTTTGAAACATTGCATTTGTAGTGATGTGGTGAACTTTGATGGAGACATCAAGGACTTTGTAGTTGGTAAAAGTAAGTTGTTCCTTCTTACTGACCATCGACTACATCAGATGAGACTCGATCTTTCTGAGGAGAAGAAGAAGGACATCACTAACACTCATCAAAACAGAGTCAACATTCTGGTGCCTTTTGATGACAACGACACCCTGATAACCTGTGGGACCTTGACAAATGGATACTGTGAAGTTCTTGACCTCAATGACATTACAAAGAGCATTTACTATGAAAGTGGAATATCTGTAGGACCGAGACAGAATAAGAAATCTGTTGCGTTCATTGCAGGTCCGAGTACCAGCAGGTACCTTTTGGTTGGGAAAAAAGACGATGATGGAAAATCTCCGTATCCTGTTGTTCACTTGTGGAACACTTTACAGTCTCAGATTGGTGGGATTTTCACTAACATAGATACAACATCAACCCCCTTCATTCAGAGCACCGCGAGCGATGTGGAGTTTGTTGACGGATTCCAGAGAGTTTCGCCCTCAGAGTCGTACTTGTTTCTCAACGCAAAGATTGACTCGGAGAGTAAAGTGCACGTCCTGTGGATGGACAGCTCTAAAGATATAAAAACAGAAATCTTCAAATCCCTACAGGCTGCAACGATACAGTGCTGCAATGATAAAGCTCGTCCAGAGCTCGTCGCCTCCACCGTTATTCCCTCAGTGAACGGCGTTATTTGGGCAGGTGTGTTCAGTGCGCAAAATCAGACGGATCCGGAGAACACCGCGCTGGCTCTGTACGACATCAGTACAGTTCAAGGCCAAGTGAAGGGTTTCTGCACTGCTGGTGACAAGATATGTGGTTCTGAG AGTGGCAGTGCACTTCAGCCGCTCTCTGTGGTGTTCAAGTACAGCTCAATGTCATCAGTGGCAGCAGTTAGAAAAGGATCCTGGATTGTGATGTTCATAGGAACCAGTGATGGACAACTGATAAAG ctTATGTTGGATGAGGAATTCACTCCAGCCTGTCCAATAGTGCTGTACAAATCTGATGATGAACGAGCAGTgtttcccagaatgcactttgATCCAGTAGATTTCAAACATATCTACATCGCTCTGAGGAAACAG ATCAGAAGAGTGTCTGTGGTTCAGTGTACTAAGTTCAGCTCTCTGAAAGACTGCAGAGCTGCTCTGGATCCTCTCTGTGGCTGGTGTGTGAAAACACAGAG ATGCTCCACCCAAGATGAATGTTCACAATCTTCATGGATGTCCACCCCAAAAGACTCTCTTCAGAAACCTCTGGTTTCTTTTCAGGCTTGGGCTGACAAATCTTCCAGAAAG ATTACTCTACATCTCGCCTTGAGTCTGGAGAGCACAGGAAATCCCGTCTTCTCATGTTCCTTCACCACAGGAAGTGCAAACCTGTGTGGCGGGTCTGATCCGACTGCAATTTTCCCAAACTGCTTCTGTAGTATTTCTGACCAGCAACTATATACTGGAG ATTTAAATGTATCAGCTATAGTTGATGTTGAGGATCAGAGGATCACAGAGACACTGACGCTGAGGAACTGCTTGAGTGTCACAGATAATTCACCAAGTCCTTTATATACACA gtgTGTGCAGTGTATCTCATCTGGGTGTCAGTGGTCCTCTTCCTCACAGCGTTGTGATTGGATATATGGACCTGGACCGCAGTTACTCATAGAG GATGAATGTAAAGATCTACTCTCTGAGATTGACTACAAA GAGCCAGAGATTTTCTCTCTGGAGCCCAATAAGGTTTCcttccatggcagaaacaacGTTTTACTAAGAGGAAAGAACCTGGAATCTGTCACTAAAATCCGTATTCAAGGGGATCTGGACTGTATTCCTAAAGA ATATCCAGTATTTGATCGCTCCAGTGACACTTTAAGATTTCACATTCCTCCCAGTGGAAATAAAGGAACAGTGAAAGTGTGTGTTGTTACTTTTGACAACCGTTGTCATGGTAACAGCATCATCACCTACAGTTCCCAGCCCAGCTGCACAGGAATACAGCCCACAGTCAGCTGGTGGAG TGGCGGAAGGAAGATTCATGTTCAAGGGAGCAATATGGAATTTGTGGAATCAGTTATTTTCGATAGTAGTTATCGACGActccaaacacaaacacaatacAACCCAACTTCAGGG gACGTGTGGTTTCACTCACCTTATGAAAATGGCAATGGTTTCAAGTTGAATGTTGGAAACTCCACTGTGGACTGTGAGCGTTTGTCCTACGACCATGATCCAGAATTCATTGTATTCTCCACCGTACAGTTGGCCAATGATCTACAGGTGAACATTAAG AAAAAGGCAGATGCATTGAATTTGAGTATGAGTGAGGTGAATGTGACGGGTTATCAGGGAGAGCAGCAGTATCAGTGTGTTTTGGAGAGGATTGAGTACAAAGCCATTATCTGTAAGATTAAAGGAGAATCAGGAGCCGTCACAGCAGTGGACTCAATAACT ATCCACATTGGGAATTATTATGGTCGTCTCATTATGGGAAAACGTCCAGAGTATTTGGTGTTTTTTTCTATAGTATTTTCTTTAATATGCTTATTCTTTATTCTTATCTTCTGCATTTTGTTATCAATTTTTCGGGTGTAA